The Primulina tabacum isolate GXHZ01 chromosome 1, ASM2559414v2, whole genome shotgun sequence genome contains the following window.
GCATGATCAATAAAAGGAATCATTTTTTTCATAGCATTCCTTCTATTTTCTCATTTATATATGAATAACTATTTTGAGTACATGCATGAAACATAATACTACGCATtaatattagaaataaatttttaaaaaatgttaattaaaCTGCTGCAAAATATAGGTTGTTTGTAAATAAAGTAAAAATAATTCCCATTTCGCAAAatgggattttttttttcaatttacgGCAACAAACTTGTCCACGAGTTCTCTCCAACATTCCACAACTGAACTGTAGTCGTGATACTCCTTCAAAAATAGACTCCATAATTTCACGACTTTAACCATTACGCATATACGCTTGAAAAGAACCGGAGGTAATTCCAAGCCACCGAAGCCGCCATGCTTGTCAGGATAATTTCACCTGGTAACATTACAAGAACTAAAATCCAATTGGATTTCTCTAGTGCTTCTTGGATAAGATTTCCAACGAGTTCTGCAGGTGggggttttttttttccattttataattttttttttctgggtTTCATTTTATCTCAGATCATCTCAAAGACTTGATCTTTTTTCTCCACCGGTAAATCTCTGATCTCCAAGTGAAATTGCTGAATCCTACAGAGGAATGGCTAGAAATTTGACATTATTTTTTTGTCCCAACTGATAATAATGTGTCCGATGCTATCTTTTATCGGATTTCCCGAATCCTTCACAAACTCTGTCATTTTGTTCCAAGGTTTCAGTGTTGCTCCTCTATGTTAGAACCCAAAATTTCCTCTGTTTATACTTAGTTTTTGGTAGAGACATAACCCGCGTTTTTTGCTTCTTTTTCTTGCATACGTTGCATAGGTGCTTTGTGCTCATCCGGTTATGGCTTCAACAATGCTCAAGTCAGCGAATTGTAGCGCTATTGGAGCTGTGAAGCTTGATTACCTGGATCTTGAGCCATTAAAATTGTCTTCGAATGTTCTGTGTGTGAGACCTGGTTCGATAAAAAATGTGCCCCGGAAGCTAGGCAATAGCGGCATGTGATAAAAGGGACAGTGTTCCCATCAAGATCGGAATGAGTGATCAGGAGTGCGAGGCTGCTGTCGTTGCAGGGAATATTCCAGTAGCACCTCCGATTCCACCAAAACCCGCTGCACCAGCTGGCACCCCGGTCGTGCCCTCACTTGTAGGTTCACATTTATGTTCATGGTCTTTGCAGTCGCTTAAATGATGGTTTGCCGATCCGAACATATGATTACAAATATCATCTTAGTGTTTGCTTGCCTTGGTTATTAACTCCTCGAACAGAATGCATTTTTCCCCGCTTTAGGTTCAAACATGCACATTTAATTATGATCTAATACATTACGAGTTTAATCTAGAAATAATTGTGCATTTTGTTTGATACTGAATAATTTGCCTATGAGTTGCTTGGaacttattattttttaaatatgacaAATCTTGAGATCTAGTCATTTAGTTTGTGGTTCAGTAGTGAATTTGGTGGTATCTATATCAACAATTTAGCCATTCTATTCTTCATTTTCTAATTATTATGATCTCTCTGTGCCATCATGATGTTTGTCCAGCGACTTCATCGGAACCGGAGGTCCCCAGCACTGAGGGCTGCATTCCAAGAAACGAGTTTAAGTCCCGCAAATCTGGTTTATCCTCTTTTCATTCATCAGGGTATGTTTTGGCTGATGTACAAtttgaaaaaatgaaaaaagaacTTTTGATTCCACTTTGTCATTTTCATATTTCATAGATGCTCTTGATATGTCCTTATTCTTACAAGATATGCAGGTGAGGAAGACACTCCAATCGGAGCAATGCCAGGATGTTATAGGCTTGGATGGCGACATGGACTTGTTGAAGAGGTAAACAACCATTATTTTGCTATTTAATTTCTGTGCATAATTTAAGGCTTAAAATAGCTAGGCTCTGATTAAGGTCATAATTTACAGGTAGCTAAGGCACAAGATGTCGGTGTTAACAGCATCATGCTCTTTCCAAAAGTTCCAGATGCTTTGAAGGTTCTTATTTGAAGTTTTGTCATATTGTGAATGTAGCTAAATTATAGTggtttatttgatttgattggattctacTGTAGTCCTCTTCAGGCGATGAAGCTTACAATGAAAATGGGCTAGTTCCACGGACAATACGGCTGCTCAAAGACAAGTATCCTGATCTTGTATGCTATTCTTCTCAATGGAGTCATATATGTGTTTCTAATTATGGTCTTTTTAAGTTAATTGAATCTTGATTCTTGTGTGTGATAATTTTGAGATGTATATTTGTAGGTTATCTACACTGATGTTGCTTTAGATCCATATTCTTCCGATGGGCATGATGGCATCGTTAGAGAAGATGGTAAGACATACTTATGTCACTTTGGTGCAACTAGAATAGGTGTTTCAGGAAAACAATTAAGAACCCAGATTACAAGTAGTATCAAAGATTGATTGATCATCAGAGACTTGAATATGATACTAATAACAGTTTTATGAATGTTACATTCTGTGTTGGCTATCATATTGATTACGGACAAGTAACATAATTTGAGCATTTGAACAAGATAGAATGTCTTGAGTTACTTTTGAATTACTGCCATATATTGCAGGAGTTATTATGAATGACGAAACTGTGCGTCAGCTGTGTAAGCAGGCAGTTGCCTAGGTAATttcaattaaattttgaattctttttCGATATGTTTCTGAGTGATATATATGCTCTTTCTCTCgattttgttattgtttttgcTAAGTTTATAAACTTATCACCCGGTGAACTTCCATAAGTAGGCCAGGGCTGGAGCGGATGTGGTGAGTCCCAGTGATATGATGGAAGGACGTGTTGGGGCGATTCGAGCGGCTCTTGATGCTGAAGGATTTCAGCATGTTTCCATTATGTCCTACACTGCCAAGTAATTACTCATTTAATCTACCTTCAGTCGTATTTATTGCTGGCCAACAACAAGTGCCACTATTGTTCCTTGTGGCTACTACCTATAGCCTTTGATGCAATTATTATATCTATTATGCGTACTTCTGCAGTTTTAACTTTCTTACATGACTTTTTGGAGGTGCTAAATCACATAAAATACCTTAAGTATTCGTTCCTCCTAGCGTTTTTTGAGTTGATCCCAATTCTACAATGTTGACTCATTTTCCAGATATGCAAGTTCATTTTACGGTCCTTTCAGAGAGGCTTTGGATTCGAATCCACGTTTTGGAGACAAGAAAACGTATGTATCTTCTCATCAAACttaatttttaaatcttgaTTGCGCTTTTTCGTTTTGGAATTCACTAGCAATAACCTTACTTGCTTTTTACATGAATGCAAAAATAGCTATCAGATGAATCCTGCTAATTATAGAGAAGCAATGGTCGAAGCCGAGGAGGATGAAGCTGAAGGAGCTGACATTCTTCTGGTTAGTATGGCTTTGTCTTTAATTTCTTTGAGAGTTTGCCTTTGTCTAAATTGATGAGCCCgttttaaattttacttgatTGCAGGTGAAGCCGGGTCAACCATACTTGGACATAATAAGGCTTTTAAGAAATTACTTTTCTTTGCCAGTCGCTGCATATCAGGTAATGGTTAAAAATGTTTTGAGTTCGCTAAAATTGGGGAAATGTATTTTGGCTGAAAAGTGGTGCCTTCGAGATGTTAGATGGCAAGTTAAAAAGGAAAAGAGAGGGAAAAAAGTATCATGATGACATATTATTGTGAGGCATGCATGTTTTGGCAAGGAGAAATTGGTTAAATAACCTCGTTAAATGACCTCCTCAAATGTATTTGAAATATACTTGAAGaggtcattttcttaaaaaaagagTTGACCGaggttaaaaataaaataccccgTTTTTGGCAACATATTCCAAATCACAAGGAGTTCTTTTATATAGGCGAAGTTTGAATGGCACATGAAACTCAAATGAATTTCACCAATGTTTTGCTTCTAGTTGAGCATAAAATGAGATGAAAGGGTAATGGGGTGCTCCCAATTTGTGATGTTCGAGTAAAATGAGTGACTTAGTTACCTTTTTTTGTACATAGGTTTCTGGTGAATACTCGATGATCAAGGCTGGAGGGATTCTTAAAATGATTGATGAGGAGAAAGTGATGATGGAATCTCTGTTATGTCTTCGTCGAGCTGGAGCAGATATCATTCTCACCTATTTTGCTCTCCAAGCAGCTAAATGCCTGTGCGCGGAGAAGAGGTGACGTCTCGATACGGGCTGTGTGGTCATCTGACACAGAAACAATCGAATGCAATGCTCAAGTTATTCAAACGCTGCGTGGTCTATCAGGCTGAACTGAATTTAGTAGTATGCTTTTTATTCGATATCTAATGGTTGTTTTGGCAAATTAACTTTCATCAAACGGTTCGCGAAGAAATCGTATTGGTCTATGAATTATATCACTGCAAAACAGATACTTAGCAAAGAGTAGAAAAATAAAGATAGATCGACTTAGAAGTGAATCGGGGTTCTGATCACGGAacttcattaaaataaaaataaagtacaCAGGACATTCATCCAGTTATGAATTTTGCCTAAGCAGTAACGATGACAATGACATTCAATCATCTCCATCGTCAGTAAGAAATTTGCCAGTGCCAGGATTTATGGCTGCGAAGAAGAAGAAGGCCACGTTGAAGAGAATAAGGGGTTCGATCTCGGTGATGGGAACTCCGGTTTCGATGTTCAACTGAGCCAAAGCCCCTTTTCCAGTGACGATCTCTCCGATTATTGAGAATGCAATACCAAGTTGTGCCAGTCTCCCAACGAAAAGCTCGTTGGCTTTCGTGAAGCCGAATAAAGGACCTACACATAATTTCAAAACGTATACTCACTATTCAATACCAAAAGAGAGAACTGATTTTAAAACAATTTCGAGAGAGCGGTGAAATGATGGTTAGATACCTCCTCCACCAAGACCCAATGCAGACCTGAAGCCTTTCCCAGGAGCAATAACGGCCCTGTCAAGTCCGGCAGGTTCGTCGACAAATCGGCCGCGGTCGCCTAATGCTCCGATGGCTCCTAGCAAGTTGAACAGTATGAAAAATAGAAGAAGAGGCTCAGCTTCGTAGATTGGAATCCCTGTTTCCAAATTCAATTGTGCTAAGATTCCCTTTCCTGTAATAGCTTCTCCCAGAAGTGAAGCCTGCAAATTGAATCGCGTGACATTTGACACAAGTCAAAAATGCCACAATCTAGTAACCGACAGAGATCCAACAAATGAAGATGTGATTGTCAAGTAAACTCACAGCAAAGCCAATCATGGCAACACGACCAACAAATAGCTCATTTTGCTTGGTGAAACCAATTCCTCCAGAAGTTCCAAAGATCCCATCTTCCACCTTAACCTTATCTTTCACAGCTGAGGTCTGTGATGATCAAAAAACAAACCAATACATCAATTATAGCccacaagaaattaataaaattggaGACACCTGCAGTCTTTGCCCTTGAACATATACACTTTAtgatcaatgcaataaatactACTAACCTTCTTGACAGGATCAGCCTTGGTTTTGGCCTTGAAAAGGGCAAGGATTCCAGCTGTTGAAAATGGAGGAGAACCAGCCTTCGGAGGCAACAAGAAATGAGAAAAGGGTTTTGGTTTCAGTCTTTTGATCAATGCCTCCCCGCCACTAATTGCATTAGCAGTAAGCAGCA
Protein-coding sequences here:
- the LOC142553795 gene encoding photosystem II 22 kDa protein, chloroplastic-like is translated as MAAQTMLLTANAISGGEALIKRLKPKPFSHFLLPPKAGSPPFSTAGILALFKAKTKADPVKKTSAVKDKVKVEDGIFGTSGGIGFTKQNELFVGRVAMIGFAASLLGEAITGKGILAQLNLETGIPIYEAEPLLLFFILFNLLGAIGALGDRGRFVDEPAGLDRAVIAPGKGFRSALGLGGGGPLFGFTKANELFVGRLAQLGIAFSIIGEIVTGKGALAQLNIETGVPITEIEPLILFNVAFFFFAAINPGTGKFLTDDGDD